The following proteins are encoded in a genomic region of Salminus brasiliensis chromosome 17, fSalBra1.hap2, whole genome shotgun sequence:
- the pycr1b gene encoding pyrroline-5-carboxylate reductase 1b, whose product MSVGFIGAGQLAHALVKGFTAAGVIAAHRITASSPDSDLPTVSGLRKLGVNLTTSNKEATHKSDVLFLAVKPHIIPFVLDEIGPDIEDRHLIVSCAAGVTISSIEKKLLQYRAGPKVMRCMTNTPVVVREGATVYATGTHAEVEDGKLLEQLMASVGFCTEVEEDLIDAVTGLSGSGPAYAFTALDALADGGVKMGLPRRLAVRLGAQALLGAAKMLLDSEQHPGQLKDQVCSPGGATIHALHFLESGGFRSLLINAVEASCIRTRELQCLADQENISPAAIKKTTLDKVLQQPGISDTSVATKNRVNLFNNRSGIKKV is encoded by the exons ATGAGTGTAGGGTTCATTGGAGCGGGCCAGCTGGCCCACGCTTTGGTAAAGGGCTTCACCGCTGCAG GTGTAATTGCTGCTCACCGGATCACTGCCAGTTCCCCAGATTCAGATCTGCCAACAGTGTCTGGGCTCAGG AAATTGGGGGTGAACCTCACAACCAGCAACAAGGAAGCCACGCATAAGAGTGACGTTCTCTTCCTGGCCGTCAAGCCTCACATCATCCCTTTTGTTTTGGATGAAATCGGACCAGATATTGAAGACCGGCACCTCATTGTTTCCTGTGCTGCTGGAGTCACAATTAGCTCCATTGAGAAG AAGTTGCTCCAGTACCGTGCCGGCCCTAAGGTGATGCGCTGCATGACTAACACTCCGGTGGTGGTGCGCGAGGGAGCCACGGTCTATGCCACCGGCACCCACGCCGAGGTGGAGGATGGGAAGCTGCTGGAGCAGCTGATGGCCAGCGTGGGATTCTGCACAGAGGTGGAGGAGGACCTGATAGACGCCGTTACCGGACTCAGCGGTAGCGGGCCAGCTTAT GCTTTCACAGCTCTCGATGCTCTTGCTGACGGCGGGGTAAAGATGGGTCTGCCAAGGAGGCTGGCTGTGAGGCTGGGTGCACAGGCTCTGCTG GGTGCTGCTAAAATGCTGCTGGACTCTGAGCAGCATCCAGGCCAGCTGAAGGACCAGGTGTGCTCACCAGGGGGCGCCACCATCCACGCCCTGCACTTCTTGGAGAGCGGTGGCTTCCGGAGCCTTCTCATCAACGCTGTGGAGGCTTCATGTATAAGGACCAG AGAGCTGCAGTGTCTTGCTGACCAAGAGAATATATCTCCTGCTGCTATCAAAAAGACCACACTGGACAAAGTGCTGCAGCAGCCGGGCATCTCCGACACGTCAGTGGCAACCAAGAACAGAGTGAACCTCTTCAATAACAGGAGTGGGATCAAGAAAGTCTAA